From the genome of Pirellulales bacterium, one region includes:
- a CDS encoding PPC domain-containing protein translates to MLSALVVHSAVPIPVRADDKKPAGKTSPHVIMTVPLGLAAGTTTKITLRGRMLDQASAVQLQGNSGGGKISVKLLSKGKVALPDKFDAASAGDTQVEIEVTAAADAAAGEANIIVTTPTGATPPHPLLIAAKGTLVADKKAGGFRDAQPLAAGQCVAGTIEHARQVHVYRIDGKAGETIVADVLAARRGSLLDSLLTLYDAEGHIVATNDDFAGSPDSRLKLSLPAGGPYYLSLVDAYDSGSTAHVFWLSLKRKD, encoded by the coding sequence TTGCTGTCGGCGCTTGTTGTCCACTCGGCGGTTCCGATTCCAGTGCGGGCCGACGACAAGAAACCGGCCGGCAAGACTTCGCCGCATGTGATCATGACTGTGCCGCTCGGGCTAGCAGCCGGCACAACGACAAAAATCACCCTCCGCGGGCGGATGCTCGATCAGGCCAGCGCGGTTCAACTGCAAGGCAATTCGGGCGGCGGAAAAATCTCGGTCAAGCTGCTGTCGAAGGGCAAGGTCGCCTTGCCCGACAAATTCGACGCCGCCAGCGCCGGCGATACGCAGGTTGAAATTGAAGTGACCGCGGCGGCGGACGCAGCTGCCGGCGAAGCGAATATTATCGTGACGACGCCGACCGGCGCGACTCCGCCGCATCCGCTATTGATCGCCGCCAAGGGAACGCTTGTCGCCGACAAAAAGGCCGGCGGCTTTCGCGATGCGCAGCCACTGGCCGCCGGGCAATGTGTTGCCGGAACGATCGAGCATGCCCGTCAGGTACACGTCTACCGCATCGACGGCAAGGCAGGCGAAACAATCGTGGCCGACGTGCTTGCGGCGCGGCGCGGATCGCTGCTCGATTCGTTGCTCACGCTGTACGACGCCGAAGGCCATATCGTCGCCACCAACGACGATTTTGCGGGAAGCCCCGATTCGCGTCTCAAGCTGTCGCTTCCGGCGGGAGGGCCATATTACCTGAGCCTTGTCGACGCCTACGATTCCGGCAGCACAGCTCATGTCTTTTGGCTGAGCCTGAAAAGGAAGGACTAG